The following coding sequences lie in one Spinacia oleracea cultivar Varoflay chromosome 1, BTI_SOV_V1, whole genome shotgun sequence genomic window:
- the LOC110803684 gene encoding S-protein homolog 5-like: protein MKLKACAFFPFFLSLLTFTILFMVTIREPDTLYGTKYDVRVVNGFTNNSSLPLVIWCASPENDMGGRALQEGDDYSWSQTTNFLGVGGNSRVFCTLKWDERRKKFDAFDVSRDSHRCSVFKMCVWLVKEDGFYFSNDGLLFHKDFSWT from the coding sequence ATGAAACTCAAGGCTTGTGCcttctttcctttcttcctaAGCCTCTTAACATTTACCATACTTTTCATGGTAACGATCCGAGAACCTGATACCCTCTACGGCACGAAATACGACGTTCGTGTCGTAAATGGCTTCACAAACAACTCATCCCTTCCCTTGGTAATATGGTGCGCCTCTCCCGAGAACGACATGGGAGGGCGCGCCTTACAAGAAGGGGATGACTATAGTTGGAGCCAAACCACAAACTTTTTAGGTGTTGGTGGGAACAGCCGTGTGTTTTGCACACTTAAATGGGATGAAAGGAGGAAGAAGTTTGATGCCTTTGATGTTTCAAGAGATAGCCACCGTTGTAGTGTTTTCAAGATGTGCGTTTGGTTGGTTAAAGAAGATGGTTTTTATTTTAGCAACGATGGTTTGCTTTTTCACAAGGATTTTTCTTGGACGTAA